The genomic window ACGGCTGAAATTGAAGTAGGTACAATTTACCAAGGTAAAGTAGTACGTATCGTTGATTTTGGTGCCTTTGTTAACGTACTTCCGGGTAAAGATGGTTTAGTTCACATCTCTCAAATCTCTGACGAACGTGTTAATGCTGTAAGTGACGTATTAACTGAAGGCCAGGAAGTTACGGTTAAAGTACTTGAAGTCGACCGTCAAGGCCGTGTACGTTTAAGTATTAAAGAAGCAACTGAGAAAAAAGAAGCACCAGTAGCTGACGCTGCTGAATAGCTTACTTAAAAAGTTAGATAAAAAGGGAGCCTGATGGCTCCCTTTTTTATATACTAAAATGAGTCAATACAAAATTTCATTAGGTACATTATTTCTGTGAATAAATTCTTTAAAGTAGCGCTTGTCATCGTCATCTCATCTTTACAAGGTTGTGCAAGCAGCCCAGAAAATGACGCTTCGCTCGCCATGAATCAACTTATCATTGTTGAACCATTAGCCATAAATTATAAAAGTGAAATAGCGATAGCGCGTCTAACTGATGTTATTCAAAGAGCTGAAATAACCGATGCACAACGAGCTGAACTTTATTATGACCGCGGTGTTGTTTACGACAGTGTTGGTTTACGTTCATTAGCCCGTCTTGATTTCAATCGAGCTTTGCGTTTAAAGCCAGACTTTGTCGATGCCTATAATTTTTTAGGGATCCATTTCACCCAATTGCAAGAGTTCAACCAAGCTTATGAGGCTTTTGATTCGGCTATAGATTTAGCGCCTGAACATGAATATGCCTATTTAAATAGAGGAATTGCTTTATATTATGGTGGTCGTGCTGAACTATCTATTGATGATTTTAGTACTTTTCAGCAACGAAAAACTAATGATCCTTACCGTATTTTATGGATGTATTTAGCCGAGTCAGCGGCAAATAACCTTAATGCGCAAACATCATTAAAGCTCGCTGCCGAGCAAGTTGAAGAAAGTGTTTGGGCTAAAAATATTATCCAACTTTATCTTGGTGAGATAACCGAACAAGAGTTTATCAGCCAATTATCAATAGGCGTAAATTCTAATAAGGCTTTAAGTGAACGTTTGTGCGAGGCATATTTTTACTTAGGTAAATACTATCAACTCAAAGACAATAATGAACTTGCAGCAAACTTTTTTAAATTAGCCTTGAGTACTAACGTCTATGAGTTTGTTGAACACAGATACGCCAAACTTGAGTTAGACTTAATGCGACAAGAAATTGTTAAAGCCGCTAAGTCGTCTTAATGTGATGATGGATGTTATTTATACCTGCAAATGAAATATAAAGTCAGCTTAACCATCATCAGCTTATTGACTGTTATATCAATAAGCGCTTTTTTATCGGTAAACTCATTAATTAAAGCCGTAGAAAATGGTTACGCTAACCACTCACAATTAACCGTTATAAAAAAGCTTGGCTTAAATACTCTTTTGTATAAGCATTTAAATACTTATGTTGATAACGACCCAAGATGGCAAAATATTGCTAAATCACTGGCTAAAAGTGATGGAGAGGTAGCATTTAAATTAGCCAAATATTATAAAAATAAGCAAGGCGACAATAATAAAAATATCGAGCTATGGCTTGGACAAGCGATTCGATTAGGTCATCAGCAAGCGAGAATAGACTTAGCAAAAATTTATTTTTCCCATAACAAACGACTTCTGGCTAAAAAATTATTATTACCAATATCGTCTAATGAATCTGCCTTAACGCTTTTACTTGAGATTTTAATTTCAATAGGAGAAAAACCAGAAATAGACCGATATATTAAGCAGCTTGAGACGATAAACGCAGACAAACCATCTGAAGAACTTGAATCTTTTTCGAAAAAGCTATTGCGTTACAAGGTCTTAAATACTCCACATATACCGTCACAAGAAAATTGTCTCGCGAGCATTGCGCCCTTTGCAACCAATCTACGCGACTTAGCATACTTTGAAGAACTGGTATCTTCATCGACGTTAGCAACATTACAACCTTACCTGTGTTTTTCACCGGTACAATACATCAGTAAAATAACACTCGCTTGTCAGCATAATATTAATGAAGCGATCCGATGTGACGAATCTATCTGGCCAAATAATAAACTAGTATCAGCAGGCAGGTTCATTGCGGTGCTTGTTGAAAAAGGCGGCGCTAACGTAAACGCGGGTATTTTATATATTGATAGTCATGATAATGTAGAAGTCTTTTATCATGAGTTGGCTCATCTACTTGGTTTTATTGATGAGTACGCGCTACCAAAAAATCATTCTCGTTGCTTGGCTGTGCAAAATGCGATGTTCTCCCATAATGTTGCAATTTTGCCACGTTTTTATCAAGGCTCTCGTGAGAAAGTCCGTGCAGTAATTCTCAGCGAATTACCTTGGGCTAAATATATTTCAAGGAAAACATCGTTAGTGACTCATACTGCGCAAGGTTGGAAATTAGGGACTGTTTCTAAAGAAGGTGATAGCGTGGGTGCTTTTATTGCTGAAAGCTGTAATGAAAAAGACTTTGTTGCAATAAAACCTTTAAAGCAAAGAACTAGGATGCGTTATTATCAAACAGGCTTTCCAGCTTTATACTTACAATTGCTAGCCGACAACCCCGAAAAGTTCTTAATGCCACACTATTTACATAATGTTAGTCTAGCAATAGAAGCAAAAAAATAACGCTTTCGCGCTATTTTTATCAGCCAGATTAGTTGAGAAAGCTCTGCCTAACCTAAAGGAATAGTGCCAATAATAGGCTTACTCGCTTTAGTCGTCTCGTATTTATGGGTACTTTGAGACGTATTCATTTTCTTATTTGGCTTCTTAATAATCACAGTCGCGTTTTTAACTTTTGCTATCGGCCACATAGTATTGCGATTAAGTGCATTTATTCCTTCATCTGCGATGTCATTTGATACAGCTGTTGGTAAACCTTCTTGTGCAGGCTTTGGATGCTTATTTGCTTTAATGAACCATGAAAATAACTTCATACTTTTCACCCTTTATTTTCTTTACTGTTTAACTCTAGTTTAAAACAGGTAAATTAACCTATTATTTTGGACTATTGTCTAAATAAACTAGCGACACTGTTGATTGTTTAAATGATCAATTTTTATAGTATTATCAGGTATAATTATGTCAGTAATATTATCTTTGCATGTAATCTCTTATGAATAAATTCGATGTCAGCACATTCCGCCAGCATTTTCCTTTGCTCAGTAACACCGTCAACGACTTGCCGTTAGTTTATTTCGACAATGGCGCTACCACCCAAAAGCCTCATGTGGTTATCGATACCGAAGCTGAGGTGTATCAGCAATATAATGCTAATGTTCATCGTGCCTCACATGCTCTGAGTGCTAAAGCTACTTTGGCTTTTGAGCAAGCTAGAGCTAAGGTGCAACACTTTATTCAAGCCAAATACTTAGAAGAAATCATTTGGACTCCAGGTACAACGGGAGGAATTAATTTAATTGCTCAGAGTTGGGGGCAGAAAAACTTACATGCGGGCGATGAAATATTATTAAGCCATGCTGAGCATCACGCTAACATCGTGCCTTGGCAAATGATTGCCGAAAAAACTGGCGCTATTATTAAAGTTTTACCTTTAGATGCGAGCGGTCGTATCGATGAAAATAGCTTAGCAGGTTATTTTAATGAAAAAACTAAGGTGGTTAGTTTTACGCATATTTCTAACGTGATTGGTAAAGTGAATCCCGTTAAAAAAATCATCACCTTAGCTAAAAAATATAAAGCCATAACGGTTATTGACGGTGCTCAAGCTTGTGCCCACTTAGCACTAAACATGCAAACTCTAGACTGTGACTTCTACGTTTTTTCAGCACACAAAATGTTTGGACCCACGGGCGTTGGTGTTTTATACGGTCGACGTGACTTATTAACGGCTATGCCTCCTTATCAGGGCGGCGGTGAAATGATAAAAAAAGTTAGTTTTCAAGGAACATCATTTAATCAACTCCCCTTTAAATTTGAAGCTGGGACACCGAACTATGCTGGTGTTATTGCTTTCTCTGCCAGTATTGAATTCATTAATTCATTTGGAGTAGCTCAGTTAGCAAAATATGAAAGCTTACTGACATGCTACTGTTATGAAAAATTATCACAAATTAAAGCGGTTAAATTTGTTGTTGAGGACAAACCTGATATTAGCGTACTTTCATTCACCGTCTGTGGTGCACATAATTACGATATTGCCAGCGGGCTAGATGCATATGGTATTGCCATCAGAAGTGGACATCATTGTGCGATGCCTTTAATGGATTATTTAAAATTAAGTGGCTGTATCAGAGTTTCGTTAGCGGCTTACAATACTTATACAGAAATTGATTTTTTTATTGAAAAACTAAACTTACTGATCGAAGGCGCGGATGACAATGTTGATAAAATTGTTATTGAGCCACTTCACTTAGCACAGCCGGTCAATAACACTAATCACTCAGCTATGATTGCAAGATTTAGTTTATTAAAAGGCTGGGACTCTCGTCATCGAGAAATAATGATGCTGGGTAAGTCATTAGTCAGAATGGATAAAAGCTTCCGTAACAACACGACTTTAATTGTAGGATGCGAAAGCCATGCTTGGTTAATGGCAACTAAAAATACTCAAGATGAGTTTATTTTTAGTTGCGACAGTGACGCTAAAGTTATTCGAGGTTTAATGGTAATTATATTAGCTGCTTTTCAGCAGCTTTCATCGGCAGAGATATTAGCGTTTGACGACCAATCTTATTTTTCAACCTTGGGTTTGTTACAGCACTTGAGCCCATCACGTAGTAATGGCGTTAAAGCCATCGTTGAAAAAATTAAAATGATGGCAAGGCAACATCAAAGCTGATGCTTAGCTAAATACTTCTTAATCGCACGGCTGGTCGCAAAGAAAGCAAAAGTAGCTGTAACGTGAGTAACCGCGCCAAAACCTGAGCTGCAATCTAACCGAACCGTACCATTTTGTGTTTGCTTTGCGTGACAAACATTGCCATTTTCGTCAGGATAAACCAGCTGTTCTGTAGAAAAAACGGCATCAATTGAAAATTTTCGCTTATTGCTTGTTTTCGCATCGGCTTTTGGGAAGTTAAATTCACGGCGCAGTTGATTTTTTACTTTAGCGAGTAATGGATCTTGATAAGTTTGGCTTAAGTCACACAGTTGAATCTTGCTTGGATCTGTTTGCCCTCCTGCGCCACCAATAGTAATTACCGGTATTTTATTACGTTTACAATGAGCAATAATAGCCGTTTTTATTTTCACTGAGTCAATAGCATCGATGACATAATCAAAATCGTTAGTTAATAGTTCACGCAAATTATCAAAAGTGACAAAATCTTCAATGACATTCACCTGACAGCTTGGATTAATTTGCTTAATACGTTCAGCCATCACATCGACCTTACTTTCTCCAATCGTTTCAGTAAGGGCATGAATTTGTCTATTGATATTGGTTGTACAGATATCATCTAAATCAATTAATGTTATCGAACCAATCCCTGTTCTTGCTAAAGATTCAGCAGCCCAAGAACCAACACCACCAATACCTATTACACAGAAGTGCGCTTTTTCTAATAAAGCAGCACCTGCAACGCCGTAAAGACGCGCAATCCCACCAAATCTCATTTGATATTCAGACATACCGTAATCATTAACTCATAAAATTTTTAACATTATAAGGCTGAATTAACAGTGAATACAGCAAATCCCGTAAGCAATTCACCTTTTTCTTTATCTCGCTATTTTTACCCTTAACAATGACGACTTTATCCGCTGGCTGCACTTTAATTTAAAATGTTAAGGCAGCAGAATTGTCATGGTTTGGTTGATTGATTTGTTAATAAATCAATGATTGAGAGAGTGTAAGGTGACAATTATAGTTGATTTAGCTGGGTATAGTGTTGGAAAAATAAATATGCAGTGGCAAGGTATCAATTATTTTACTTATAATTGATAAATCATCAGTATTTTGAAACAATTATTGTAGTA from Colwellia sp. PAMC 20917 includes these protein-coding regions:
- the nlpI gene encoding lipoprotein NlpI; translated protein: MNKFFKVALVIVISSLQGCASSPENDASLAMNQLIIVEPLAINYKSEIAIARLTDVIQRAEITDAQRAELYYDRGVVYDSVGLRSLARLDFNRALRLKPDFVDAYNFLGIHFTQLQEFNQAYEAFDSAIDLAPEHEYAYLNRGIALYYGGRAELSIDDFSTFQQRKTNDPYRILWMYLAESAANNLNAQTSLKLAAEQVEESVWAKNIIQLYLGEITEQEFISQLSIGVNSNKALSERLCEAYFYLGKYYQLKDNNELAANFFKLALSTNVYEFVEHRYAKLELDLMRQEIVKAAKSS
- the tcdA gene encoding tRNA cyclic N6-threonylcarbamoyladenosine(37) synthase TcdA is translated as MSEYQMRFGGIARLYGVAGAALLEKAHFCVIGIGGVGSWAAESLARTGIGSITLIDLDDICTTNINRQIHALTETIGESKVDVMAERIKQINPSCQVNVIEDFVTFDNLRELLTNDFDYVIDAIDSVKIKTAIIAHCKRNKIPVITIGGAGGQTDPSKIQLCDLSQTYQDPLLAKVKNQLRREFNFPKADAKTSNKRKFSIDAVFSTEQLVYPDENGNVCHAKQTQNGTVRLDCSSGFGAVTHVTATFAFFATSRAIKKYLAKHQL
- a CDS encoding SufS family cysteine desulfurase, which gives rise to MNKFDVSTFRQHFPLLSNTVNDLPLVYFDNGATTQKPHVVIDTEAEVYQQYNANVHRASHALSAKATLAFEQARAKVQHFIQAKYLEEIIWTPGTTGGINLIAQSWGQKNLHAGDEILLSHAEHHANIVPWQMIAEKTGAIIKVLPLDASGRIDENSLAGYFNEKTKVVSFTHISNVIGKVNPVKKIITLAKKYKAITVIDGAQACAHLALNMQTLDCDFYVFSAHKMFGPTGVGVLYGRRDLLTAMPPYQGGGEMIKKVSFQGTSFNQLPFKFEAGTPNYAGVIAFSASIEFINSFGVAQLAKYESLLTCYCYEKLSQIKAVKFVVEDKPDISVLSFTVCGAHNYDIASGLDAYGIAIRSGHHCAMPLMDYLKLSGCIRVSLAAYNTYTEIDFFIEKLNLLIEGADDNVDKIVIEPLHLAQPVNNTNHSAMIARFSLLKGWDSRHREIMMLGKSLVRMDKSFRNNTTLIVGCESHAWLMATKNTQDEFIFSCDSDAKVIRGLMVIILAAFQQLSSAEILAFDDQSYFSTLGLLQHLSPSRSNGVKAIVEKIKMMARQHQS